The following are from one region of the Edwardsiella tarda ATCC 15947 = NBRC 105688 genome:
- the cfa gene encoding cyclopropane fatty acyl phospholipid synthase has protein sequence MSSATCIEESALKQDNWYRIAEEMLNRAGIAINGSQPYDIQVKNPEFFHRVLQEGSLGLGESYMDGWWECERLDIFFQRILTAGLDSQLPKHFADIVRIASARLFNLQSRKRAWIVGKEHYDLGNDLFSRMLDPYMQYSCAYWKQAETLEQAQQDKLKLICDKLQLEPGMKLLDIGCGWGGLAHYAAEHYGVSVEGVTISAEQQKMAQARCQGLDVKILLQDYRDLNNNYDRIVSVGMFEHVGPKNYRTYFEVAARNLKPDGLFLLHSIGSNQTDLNVDAWINKYIFPNGCLPSVAHIATHSEGLFVMEDWHSFGPDYDRTLMAWYQRFQACWPEISANYSERFYRMFCYYLTACAGAFRARNIQLWQVLLSPKGVEGGLRVPR, from the coding sequence ATGAGTAGTGCGACCTGTATTGAAGAAAGCGCATTAAAACAGGATAACTGGTATCGCATCGCGGAAGAGATGCTGAACCGGGCCGGAATTGCGATAAATGGTAGCCAACCCTATGATATCCAGGTGAAAAACCCAGAGTTCTTTCACCGAGTCCTACAAGAGGGTTCCCTCGGTTTGGGGGAGAGTTATATGGATGGCTGGTGGGAGTGCGAACGCTTGGATATCTTCTTCCAGCGGATTCTCACCGCGGGCCTCGACAGCCAACTACCGAAGCATTTCGCCGATATCGTGCGCATCGCCTCTGCGCGTCTGTTTAATCTCCAGAGCCGTAAGCGCGCTTGGATCGTGGGTAAGGAGCACTACGATCTGGGTAATGATCTGTTTAGTCGGATGCTCGACCCTTACATGCAATACTCCTGTGCATACTGGAAACAGGCCGAGACGTTGGAGCAGGCGCAGCAAGATAAATTGAAGTTAATCTGTGACAAGTTACAGCTCGAGCCTGGCATGAAGTTGCTGGATATCGGTTGTGGTTGGGGAGGATTGGCACACTACGCTGCGGAACATTATGGGGTCTCCGTCGAAGGGGTCACCATTTCCGCCGAGCAGCAGAAGATGGCGCAGGCCCGCTGCCAAGGATTGGATGTGAAGATCCTGCTACAGGATTATCGCGATCTGAACAACAACTATGATCGCATCGTTTCCGTTGGGATGTTTGAGCACGTTGGGCCGAAGAATTATCGTACTTACTTTGAAGTCGCGGCGCGTAATCTCAAACCCGATGGATTGTTCCTGTTGCACAGCATCGGGTCGAATCAGACCGATCTCAATGTTGATGCCTGGATCAATAAGTATATCTTCCCTAATGGCTGTCTACCTTCTGTGGCGCACATCGCGACGCACAGCGAAGGGCTGTTTGTCATGGAGGATTGGCACAGCTTCGGACCGGATTATGATCGTACCTTGATGGCATGGTATCAGCGTTTTCAGGCGTGTTGGCCAGAGATCAGTGCCAACTACAGCGAGCGTTTCTATCGTATGTTTTGCTACTACTTGACGGCGTGCGCTGGTGCCTTCCGCGCGCGCAATATTCAGCTATGGCAGGTCTTGCTCAGTCCAAAAGGCGTCGAGGGTGGGTTGCGTGTACCGCGCTAG
- the phsC gene encoding thiosulfate reductase cytochrome B subunit — MNSIWGAELNYAPDYWPQWLVLAALLLAALLVGVALHAALRYALAPRVAGGESSRLYLYSAAVRGWHWSNALLFVLLLLSGIGGHFSVGPVGLWVALHTLCGYVLIVAWLGYLLINLLTGNGRHYRVRWRGLLARCVRQARYYLFGIMKGEAHPFVADAQSKFNPLQQLAYLAIMYALLPLLIVSGLLCLYPQVIAGYGPLMLTLHLALALVGLLFLCAHIYLCTLGDTPGQIFRSMLDGYHRHRQHDVASETPPRG; from the coding sequence ATGAATAGCATCTGGGGAGCGGAACTGAATTATGCGCCAGACTATTGGCCGCAGTGGCTGGTGTTGGCGGCATTACTGCTGGCGGCGTTGTTGGTGGGGGTCGCGTTACACGCCGCATTGCGTTATGCCCTGGCGCCGCGTGTGGCTGGCGGCGAGTCGAGCCGCCTGTATCTCTATTCGGCGGCGGTACGCGGTTGGCACTGGAGCAATGCGTTGCTGTTTGTCCTGTTGCTGCTGAGTGGGATCGGCGGCCACTTTAGCGTCGGGCCGGTAGGGCTATGGGTCGCGTTACATACCCTGTGTGGCTATGTGCTGATTGTCGCCTGGCTGGGCTATCTGCTGATTAATCTGCTGACGGGGAATGGCCGCCACTATCGGGTGCGTTGGCGCGGCTTGCTGGCGCGCTGTGTGCGTCAGGCTCGTTATTACCTGTTCGGTATCATGAAGGGGGAGGCGCATCCTTTCGTCGCCGATGCGCAGAGCAAATTCAACCCGTTACAGCAGTTGGCCTATCTGGCCATCATGTATGCGCTGCTGCCGCTGTTGATCGTCAGCGGTCTGTTGTGCCTCTATCCGCAGGTGATCGCCGGTTATGGCCCGTTGATGTTGACCTTGCACCTGGCGTTGGCGCTGGTGGGGTTACTCTTCCTGTGCGCCCATATCTACCTGTGTACCCTCGGGGATACACCGGGGCAGATCTTCCGCAGTATGCTGGATGGCTATCACCGTCATCGGCAGCATGATGTCGCGAGCGAGACGCCACCACGCGGCTAA
- a CDS encoding CoA pyrophosphatase has translation MRLSPNLTHFVTRFQLQSPQPGRAATHTRQAAVLIPIINRPQPTLLLTRRALGMRQHPGQVAFPGGAHDAHDACAAATALREAAEEIALSPRHATILGQLPAEDSSSGFCVTPVVALLSPALTLRPNPQEVAEIFEIPLAHALDIRRYHALDISRAGQNHRLYLSSYRNFLIWGLTAAMLRRLAIQVASR, from the coding sequence ATGCGACTAAGCCCAAACCTGACCCATTTCGTCACCCGTTTTCAGCTACAGTCCCCGCAGCCAGGACGGGCGGCGACCCATACCCGCCAGGCAGCGGTATTAATCCCTATCATCAATCGCCCGCAGCCGACCCTGCTGCTGACCCGGCGCGCGCTCGGGATGCGCCAGCATCCCGGCCAGGTCGCCTTCCCCGGCGGCGCCCACGACGCTCATGACGCCTGTGCGGCCGCCACGGCGCTACGCGAGGCGGCGGAAGAGATCGCACTCTCGCCCCGTCATGCGACGATCCTCGGTCAACTACCCGCGGAGGATAGCAGTAGCGGTTTCTGCGTCACGCCAGTCGTCGCACTCCTCTCCCCCGCGCTGACCCTGCGTCCCAATCCGCAAGAGGTCGCCGAGATCTTCGAGATCCCGTTGGCCCACGCCCTGGATATCCGTCGCTACCATGCACTCGACATCTCTCGGGCTGGTCAAAACCATCGCCTCTACCTCTCCTCTTATCGGAATTTCCTCATCTGGGGCCTCACGGCGGCGATGCTACGTCGCCTCGCGATCCAGGTCGCCTCACGCTAG
- a CDS encoding L-serine ammonia-lyase: protein MISVFDMFKIGIGPSSSHTVGPMKAGKQFVDDLTAQGLLPSVTRVAVDVYGSLSLTGKGHHTDIAIIMGLAGNLPDSVDIDAIPAFIRQVEQRERLPLGPQGHEVAFPHDSGMVFRSDNLPLHENGMTINAYGADDSLLYSKTYYSIGGGFIVDAEHFGQESGESLCVPYPFHSAQALLDHCRETGLSLSGLVMKNELALHSKEEIYAYFTAIWDTMQACIERGLNTEGVLPGPLRVPRRAAALRRMLVTSDKYNRDPMNVIDWVNMFALAVNEENAAGGRVVTAPTNGACGIVPAVLAYYNHFIEPVSPDIFVRYFLASGAIGTLYKMNASISGAEVGCQGEVGVACSMAAAGLAELLGGSPVQVCIAAEIGMEHNLGLTCDPVAGQVQVPCIERNAIASVKAINAARMALQRTSEPRVSLDKVIETMYETGKDINAKYRETSQGGLAIKVQCS, encoded by the coding sequence GTGATTAGCGTTTTCGACATGTTCAAGATCGGTATTGGCCCGTCGAGTTCCCATACGGTTGGACCGATGAAGGCCGGAAAACAGTTCGTCGATGACTTGACGGCGCAAGGGTTGCTACCGTCGGTCACGCGTGTGGCCGTCGACGTCTACGGTTCGTTGTCCCTGACCGGTAAAGGCCACCATACCGATATCGCCATCATAATGGGGTTGGCCGGCAACCTGCCCGACAGCGTCGACATCGATGCCATCCCGGCCTTCATCCGTCAGGTGGAGCAACGCGAACGCTTACCGCTCGGCCCGCAGGGGCATGAGGTCGCCTTCCCGCACGATAGCGGCATGGTGTTCCGCAGCGACAATCTGCCGTTACACGAGAACGGCATGACCATCAACGCCTACGGCGCGGATGATAGCCTGCTGTATAGCAAGACCTACTACTCCATCGGCGGCGGTTTCATCGTCGATGCCGAACATTTTGGTCAAGAGAGCGGTGAATCCCTTTGCGTCCCCTATCCGTTCCACTCCGCCCAAGCCTTACTGGATCACTGCCGTGAGACTGGCCTCTCCCTCAGCGGACTGGTGATGAAGAACGAGTTGGCGTTACACAGTAAAGAAGAGATCTACGCCTACTTCACCGCTATCTGGGATACCATGCAAGCCTGTATCGAGCGTGGCTTGAACACCGAGGGTGTCCTGCCGGGGCCGCTGCGTGTACCGCGCCGCGCCGCCGCCTTGCGCCGCATGCTGGTTACCAGCGACAAGTACAACCGCGATCCGATGAACGTCATCGATTGGGTCAATATGTTTGCCCTGGCGGTCAACGAGGAGAACGCCGCCGGTGGCCGCGTGGTCACCGCGCCAACCAACGGTGCCTGCGGTATCGTCCCGGCGGTGCTGGCGTACTACAACCACTTCATCGAGCCGGTCTCACCGGACATCTTCGTGCGCTATTTCCTCGCCAGCGGTGCCATCGGCACCCTGTATAAGATGAATGCGTCCATCTCCGGCGCCGAAGTTGGTTGCCAGGGCGAAGTCGGCGTCGCCTGCTCGATGGCGGCCGCCGGACTCGCCGAGCTACTGGGCGGCAGCCCGGTACAGGTCTGCATCGCCGCCGAGATCGGGATGGAGCATAACCTGGGGCTGACCTGCGATCCGGTGGCGGGCCAGGTGCAAGTGCCCTGCATCGAGCGTAACGCTATCGCCTCGGTGAAGGCGATCAACGCCGCACGTATGGCGCTGCAACGCACCTCCGAACCACGCGTCTCACTGGATAAGGTGATCGAGACCATGTATGAGACGGGTAAGGACATCAACGCCAAATACCGCGAGACCTCGCAGGGTGGCTTGGCGATCAAGGTTCAGTGCAGCTGA
- the purT gene encoding formate-dependent phosphoribosylglycinamide formyltransferase: MQLIGTALRPHATRIMLLGAGELGKEVAIEGQRLGLEVIAVDRYADAPAMQVAHRSHVIDMRDGEQLCALIERERPDYIVPEIEAIATQTLDQLESDGVRIVPSARAVQLTMNREGIRRLAAETLGLPTSPYRFARDIAAFRQAVSEIGYPCFVKPVMSSSGKGQSILRNASEIDAAWHYAREGARGDATSVIVEGEVCFDFEITLLTIQASDGIHFCAPIGHYQQAGDYRESWQPQAMSAVALERAQTIAAQVVRALGGYGLFGVELFVCGDEVIFSEVSPRPHDTGLVTLVSQDLSEFALHVRAFLGLPIGPIRQFGPSASAVLLPQLHSDDVKFTNLVQALGPASQLRLFAKPQIDGARRLGVALAWGESIDQARQRARACSNAVIIQP; encoded by the coding sequence ATGCAGCTCATCGGAACCGCCCTTCGTCCTCATGCCACTCGGATCATGTTGTTAGGTGCCGGAGAACTCGGCAAAGAGGTCGCCATTGAGGGCCAACGCCTCGGGTTGGAGGTCATCGCCGTCGATCGCTACGCCGATGCACCGGCGATGCAAGTCGCTCATCGCAGCCATGTCATCGATATGCGGGATGGCGAGCAGCTATGCGCCCTGATCGAACGTGAGCGTCCTGACTACATCGTGCCGGAGATCGAGGCCATCGCCACCCAGACGCTAGATCAGTTGGAGAGTGATGGCGTCCGCATCGTGCCCAGCGCCCGCGCAGTGCAATTGACCATGAACCGAGAAGGTATTCGCCGTCTGGCCGCCGAAACGCTGGGGCTACCCACCTCCCCTTACCGTTTTGCTCGTGATATCGCGGCATTTCGCCAGGCCGTGAGCGAGATCGGTTATCCCTGCTTCGTCAAGCCGGTGATGAGTTCATCGGGGAAAGGGCAAAGCATCCTACGCAACGCCAGCGAGATCGACGCCGCCTGGCACTATGCTCGGGAAGGTGCCCGTGGCGACGCCACCAGCGTCATCGTCGAAGGCGAGGTTTGTTTCGATTTTGAAATCACCCTGCTGACCATTCAAGCCAGCGATGGGATCCATTTCTGCGCGCCGATCGGCCATTACCAACAGGCGGGGGATTATCGTGAATCCTGGCAGCCCCAGGCGATGAGCGCCGTGGCGCTGGAACGGGCGCAGACGATCGCCGCCCAGGTGGTACGCGCCCTCGGCGGCTATGGTCTGTTTGGTGTCGAACTCTTTGTCTGTGGCGACGAGGTGATCTTCAGCGAAGTCTCGCCTCGCCCCCACGATACCGGGCTGGTGACCCTGGTGTCCCAAGATCTCTCCGAGTTTGCCCTGCACGTCCGCGCCTTTCTGGGCCTACCGATCGGTCCCATTCGTCAATTCGGCCCCAGCGCCTCTGCCGTGCTACTCCCGCAGTTACACAGCGACGACGTAAAATTTACCAACCTGGTACAGGCCCTAGGCCCGGCCAGCCAGCTACGTCTGTTCGCTAAACCCCAGATCGACGGGGCGCGGCGCCTCGGTGTCGCCTTAGCCTGGGGTGAGAGTATCGACCAGGCCCGTCAACGCGCACGCGCCTGCAGCAACGCGGTCATCATTCAGCCTTAA
- a CDS encoding YoaH family protein, translated as MVGGMPALSHAEQQQAAERIQALMAQGMSSGEAIAQVAAEIRAAHRGAQVRVAFDDEAEDDDDAGQP; from the coding sequence ATGGTTGGTGGTATGCCGGCATTGAGCCATGCAGAACAGCAGCAGGCGGCGGAGCGTATTCAGGCGCTGATGGCGCAGGGGATGAGTAGCGGCGAGGCTATCGCGCAAGTGGCGGCCGAGATCCGTGCCGCCCATCGCGGGGCTCAGGTGCGGGTAGCCTTCGACGATGAGGCGGAGGATGACGATGACGCGGGGCAGCCGTAA
- the pabB gene encoding aminodeoxychorismate synthase component 1 encodes MTATPKLTLCDLPYRPDAALHYFTPLAHQPWAMLLSSGQADHSHNRYDIIVADPCATLETRGAVTTLVDSAGCQHYRDDPLTLLRSVLARRLPACPPQPDLPFCGGALGLWGYDLGRRFETLPTLAAADLQTPDMALGIYDWALIVDHRLRRITLLSWHDAARRLSWLQSLRAPVSTPFALTSDWQANLSKAAYQHAFQRVQAHLASGDCYQINLTQRFAADYRGDEWQAFLRLTQANRAPFSAFLRLPQSAVLSVSPERFLRLERGEITTRPIKGTLPRKPEVTADEQQRLRLAASAKDRAENLMIVDLMRNDVGRVAAAGSVSVPELFAVESFPAVHHLVSTIRARLAPGLDACDLLRACFPGGSITGAPKIRAMAIIDALEPQRRNVYCGSIGYLSACGDMDTSITIRTLLAEHGRLYCWAGGGIVADSEVGAEYQETLDKVSKILPLLAKSGPLSCD; translated from the coding sequence ATGACTGCGACCCCTAAACTGACCCTGTGCGATCTGCCCTATCGACCCGATGCGGCGCTACATTACTTCACCCCGCTGGCGCATCAGCCCTGGGCGATGTTGCTCAGCTCCGGCCAGGCCGACCATTCTCATAACCGCTACGATATCATCGTGGCCGATCCCTGTGCGACGCTCGAGACGCGCGGGGCAGTGACCACCCTCGTCGATAGCGCAGGCTGCCAGCACTACCGCGACGATCCGTTAACCTTGCTGCGCAGCGTGTTGGCTCGCCGTCTGCCCGCCTGTCCGCCACAGCCTGACCTGCCCTTCTGCGGCGGGGCGCTCGGGTTGTGGGGCTACGATTTAGGCCGCCGCTTCGAGACGCTCCCTACGCTGGCCGCCGCCGATCTACAGACGCCGGACATGGCGCTGGGGATCTACGACTGGGCGCTGATCGTCGATCACCGCCTGCGCCGCATCACCCTGCTTAGCTGGCATGATGCCGCACGACGCCTCAGCTGGTTGCAATCCCTCCGCGCACCCGTCAGTACGCCCTTCGCACTCACCTCTGACTGGCAGGCCAACCTGAGCAAAGCGGCCTATCAACACGCCTTCCAACGCGTGCAGGCACACCTCGCCTCCGGCGACTGTTACCAGATCAATCTGACACAACGCTTCGCCGCCGACTACCGAGGCGACGAGTGGCAAGCCTTCCTCCGTCTGACGCAAGCCAACCGTGCGCCCTTCTCCGCGTTCCTGCGCTTACCACAAAGCGCGGTGCTCAGCGTCTCCCCGGAACGCTTCTTACGGCTCGAGCGCGGCGAGATCACGACGCGGCCGATTAAGGGCACCTTACCGCGTAAACCGGAGGTGACGGCGGATGAGCAGCAGCGCCTGCGCCTTGCGGCCTCGGCCAAGGATCGGGCGGAGAATCTGATGATTGTCGATCTGATGCGCAACGACGTTGGCCGCGTCGCCGCCGCGGGTAGCGTCAGCGTACCGGAGTTGTTCGCCGTAGAGAGTTTCCCCGCCGTTCATCATCTGGTCAGCACCATCCGTGCCCGCCTGGCCCCCGGACTCGATGCGTGCGATCTACTACGCGCCTGCTTCCCCGGCGGTTCGATCACCGGCGCGCCCAAGATCCGCGCCATGGCAATCATCGATGCCCTCGAACCGCAACGGCGCAACGTCTATTGTGGCTCCATCGGCTATCTCAGCGCCTGCGGCGACATGGATACCAGCATCACCATCCGTACGCTGTTGGCGGAGCACGGGCGACTCTATTGCTGGGCCGGGGGTGGGATCGTCGCCGACAGCGAAGTCGGCGCGGAATACCAGGAGACGTTAGATAAGGTCAGTAAAATCTTACCGTTACTGGCGAAAAGCGGACCTCTCTCATGCGACTAA